The genomic segment TTTATGTGATAACTGGCAACATAACTATAAAATCCTGCTTCAGCAATGAGAGAGCTTATTTAAGGAAAAAGTTTCCTGGTAACCATTAGGAACTCAaaccaactaaaaaaaaaaaaaaaaacaagaaaacctgAAGATGTTTCTGACCTTCATTGAGGACTTTTTAACTCGTGTAGACATTGAATGATGTCAACTCAGTTTTTTATGTTCCATCCCGCAGTAAATACAACAAACACAGCTTTTCTCATGGTACGACTCATGAGTATCGTCTGGAGTTTCTTTCACCAGGCGGGTGTTTGTTCAAATGAGGGAGAAGAGGCGCAGCTGACCTGCAGGTACCTGCTGATTGAGCAGCACACCTGTTCTAATCAGGAGACACCACGAGGCAACTCCTGTGGCTTCAGCTAaaaatcagcctctcatcaCCGCTTTGTCTTCcctagtttttatttagccaAAACAAGCACAATGTTATTTAAATTGATAGAATAGTAGGAATTATTTATATAATCATAACAGACTAATATCCAGACTAATAAAAATGAGTGTTTTGTAGGTCTGTTggagtttttttattgttagtttTTTGACAAGCTGCGACAGAAAAATTAGTGGCCTGGTTTTGTAGCTATTTAGCAGGATGacaaacatactgtatgttaCAATGTTATTGCAAAGGTCAATATTATCTCCAAAATGTTGaaggagtgtttttgtttatttagtttattctcCTTAATCAATTTAGATACTTATTCTACAATAAATACTGTTCATATATTTTGGACAGTATGTGGTTTGCAAATAAAAACCCATACTGTAGTAAATAATTTCTACCAGCAGAGGGCGATGGTGTTTTAATTGACTACTGACCAGtatggaaaagatgttttttttttttttgtatgattttaaaATCATGATTACCCTGACATTTCCCCCTGCTTAGCCCcaccatttatttgtttactggTAAATTCCACAGCTTGCATTTTATTATCAGATTACCAGTAACAGTAACAGTAGGTAGCAGAGTGTACCACTTTAATATACTTCcctgaaattattttatgttctttttgttcattaaacaaaagaatcttttgttcttttgtctAATGGTCTTCCCTTACAACATGGCATTGTAGATAAGACTTATGGGTTTCTGCCATGTCAGGTTATTACTAATCCAGAGTTGGGTTTACAGGACCCACATTATATTCCAGGTAGCACAGCAAAGTGGATTTATCTGTGTAGACTGACTTGTGAAGGTACCCTGAGGTAAATGTGTTTGTGGGTGTTGACCTTGGATCATTACTGTATTTACCATCACAAGTGCAACAAGTCACTTTGATGTAGATATGCagtattttaaaagtaaataatacatatatttgttgtttgtctctgtgctggccctgcgatggactggtgacctctCGTCTGTTATTTGCcaggataggctccagtttcccTGAAACCCTTAACTGGACTAAGGGGTACAGGAAATAAATGAGGCTACACAGATAACCAATAAGCTTTTTAAGAAACATTGAATCATTCTGCCAAATATAATTTATAGTCCttcaataataacaaaaacttcTCCATCAACTGTCTGAAATCAGAGATTTACAGATAATTTTATCTGAAGTTGATGATTTGTGATGATCTTTTTATGTGTCTGACTCaggctttgtttttgtgtttggttctttctgtgtcttattttattgctggagttttgtttctattttactttttatggcATCTTGTACATATTGTTGAATCTTGTCAATTTTGttacttcttattttctgtaggAGCCTTGTTTTGAAGAAGTTCCCTTTAGGGGTTAAAGTTTTGTGATTGACTGTTTTTATACAAGTTTAAATCTTGTGGGGTTTCTGCCCTGTTGCATCTTTTGTTaaaggttttttattatttattatttttgtgtgtttgttttgttctttaacTGTCTTCCCCTGTGTTACGTCCTCACTAGTCTAGGGGAGGAGGACGGAACACAGAATGAGTCGACCACtggataaaatcaaaacaatacaATTTATTTGTCAAACACTAGTTACAGAATCGGGTTCCAGAAACACATAAAGGTTACCCAAGTGTCGacataaagcaaagaaaaacaaacaatcaaataaTAATTAGTAAACAAACTGAAAGTGTCCCTCAAAAGGGTTAATTTTAAGataatttaaacaataaacGAACACAAAATGTCCCAAACAACGGGTACCAGCTCCTCAGCggtaaatacaaaacaaaccaaaagtaTAATCAAAACAGAAAGGCCCTTAGCACTCAACCAGGGACGCTACTTCAGCCAAacgaaattaattaaattgtccAACACCAAAATGCAGAATTCCTTTACACTAGGAATGAAGTCTCTCCCAAAtcaccaaacacacaaactgtcCCACAGTCCAGTTTGTTGGCAAAGCTGCGTACAAAGGTCCACAGCCCGCCCCGATCTTTGGAGTCGGTGACGCTTTATATGGCGACGTCCTCAGGGATTGGCTGGTTTCCCCGGAAGGACGTCGTCTGATGGCCAATCCTAGACGGGAGGCGGGAGGTCGATCCGTCAATCATAATAACTCCGGCTGCAGCCCCTCAGGTGTGATTAGTTCCTTGGCAGCAGAGCTGTCAGCCGTAACACCCTGTGTGCCTCTTCATTTGAGTCATCTACTGGACGTTGTGACAGATTATCACACAACTGACCTGATTACATCCTTCATGAAGTTCTGGAAGAGTCCAGGTGTTCTTTGGGTCCATCCTCTATcagaaaaatcaacaaaactGGATCAAATTTGTGAAAGCTAATTGATTATTGTAtgaatttataataaaacatccCAGAACTACTGGAGTTGGATTAATGTtgataatataattaatttctGGGCGactgaaaagcaaaacaaaatgtacCTGCATGCCAACTACCACACAGTGAAGACACACACATTAATGCTTAAAATGGACAcatctgtgtgtttatattctGCTTAAAAACAACTCATAATTCTGTCCTTTAATGTCTGCATATATCTTGTCATAGTGCTTTATACTTCAGGGCCGCTATACATGCGGTGTGTTAGGGTGTACCCATCTTTACAGTAGTAGAAAACACAGTCTGATCCACCAATCAGTCTGTTTACtatgtaaaaaaatacacaatcacaaatacacaacagagaactgtatttttttattgcatgaCATACATAGAatcatttgttttgtattgaaaAATACATCATTTAAAGAAACTACCATAAACTAGATCACCCCATAGTGCTAATAAAAAGTTGCTTTTCCTGCAGGAGGAAATGGTGCCGTCAAGCTGCACATTCAGCAAAGTAGGTCTTCTTGGCACGCTGGCACTGTTTAGAGGCTTCCTCCAGCAGATGCCTgataaaagaagaacaaaactggctcttaaaaaacaattattggTTATAGAGTGTATGTTTGAaccaataatttaatttttatatttctttcactgtaatttttttttcgcTCTATCTGCACTACTGTTTTGATTGGCATCTTCTTGGCTGTACAGGTATTTCAAATACATGTGTAACACAATATTCAGAAGGAAACATTAGTGGAAGACAGATGATACCTCTTTAGATGGTTAATTCAACtgctaaataattttttaaaagaagtttgTCTTGCAGTTGAACTGAATTTCCTTATCCTGGGACATGTTTGCATAATTTATCTAAAGTATTACAATATCGAAAAGCCTTGGACAAGAGACGCAATactcagtttttaatgatatctAATGAAATTCAGACCTCTGTGTCACGTCCCCTGGTCTGAAGCCTGGgtacgtgtgtgtgtaatcTGGTGCCTGGTCTGCAACCCTTCACCCGAACCTCTAAGGATTCCCTCCTCAACGTTGATTGGTGGCCTACGTTTCCGCATTCCCTCTGGAGGGAAATCATCGTAGGGATCTCACTGGACGGCTACTCCACAGTGCTTCCTCTTTAACAACCAACCAGAGTCCAGGATGGCCTTTTAAAGGAGGGATGTCTCCAGGAATCAGAGCAGCTGTGTTTCTTTGGCCCACAGCTCGCCAACTCTGGGATTTGTGATTGTAGTGGCTGGTCTGAGTACCATTCATGGTTTTTGTAAGAGCGTTAACTTCCCTTAGTTAGTAGATACACGATTGTGCTTGTTGGATAGTAAGATTCTGAGCTCTCCTACCTTTTGTAAGTTTTGGTTATTCCTTTTGTAAGCATAATTAAGctgatctttttgttttattagaaGGATAATTACAAGCAGCTCTATTTTGTGTTAACGttaattgtaaaattattattttggtttgtGTAGTATTTGATTTGTATTGGATTTGTATAGTTCAGTTTTGTTAATATATTAAGGATAAGATTAAGAGGatttttgttattgataattGTTTGGTTAATTTATTACCTCAAGAGAGAATTTTCTTTCCCTGAATTTGATTACCGTGGTTGTCCTGTGTTATTTTGAACccgttagtttgttttttttattattaaataattgtaaatactTTAAATTGATCCACTGTGTTTTTTGCTACGGACCTCGAATACCCCTGGTTGCCAAAGGGGTCGTAACACTCAGGAAATTATGTCAAGCATGTGCAAAAATAATCTCTCCTTAAACTGCATCAAAGACAGCAGGAGATGCAAATGTTTACTTCCATTTATGGTAAATTTAACTCATCACCTTTGTATATGCACATATGTATACCtctaaaacataaacaaaacattaagcTAATGTACCACACAGTATGTATTGAACCGTTCAATCATTTGAACTTTTAAGACAGCAACTTACTTCCAGTAACCGCTCCCTACGACGCAAGCTACATCATCAGTTATGTCGTCATCGGCGAAGGCTTCAGGAGACAAAATAATAGTTAAAACATGCAGAATATTTCCAGTAAATGATCAATAATGATTACCATGTTAATTTTCTTTGCAGGAGCTCACCTGAGCAGGATGAACGGCACAGATTCTTTGATGAACGATAACCGGAATCACAGAAGTGGCTGTCAGAAAGCTGAAAGATCCCGTAGTAGCCGAGAGATGATCCCATCATTGGCTTGTTTTCTGGTGAatcttcctcatcatcctcatgcTCATCGTCTTCCATCTCCTTCTCATTAGAGGAGACCAGAGACTCCTTAGACTTTGACTTCTTCTTGTTCTCTCTTGGAGCATCCCGCTTTATTCTGCTGCCGCTAGCTGTGATGTTGGATGCAGAGCCTGAATTTGTGATCGTTGCGTTTGCTGTAGATGGACTTGTGGTTGTAGTCGAGTTGGTCGTTGATGTGGTGGTTGTATCGACAATTGTTACATTGTTTCCAGCTGTTGTAAGAGTTGTTGGTGTGGCTGTTGTTGTAGGTTTGCGATCACCGTACACTGTGACCAGGTTGGTGTTGAAGTGGGATCTcatctaccaggctcaaacgcgcatcaaaactactgagttttttatctatagagatcagaacatctgttgagtcgttccccggtggtgaaacagctccaggtgaatcctcatttcgctgtctcttggacttggatgaggtggagggggtggacgtgttgtttggtttccccatgacgattctgtcgtaacaacgatctataaaatctgtcaggctggccaaatcctcctcCCTGTGCTCCAGAGTTCTTCTCAAATTCTAAGCTCTTTGTTACCAAGCTCTATCATGTAATGCTACAAGCTCACATGGCTGTTACAGTTCTTAAATATAGGAACCACCTGG from the Melanotaenia boesemani isolate fMelBoe1 chromosome 2, fMelBoe1.pri, whole genome shotgun sequence genome contains:
- the LOC121629569 gene encoding bypass of stop codon protein 1-like, yielding MRSHFNTNLVTVYGDRKPTTTATPTTLTTAGNNVTIVDTTTTSTTNSTTTTSPSTANATITNSGSASNITASGSRIKRDAPRENKKKSKSKESLVSSNEKEMEDDEHEDDEEDSPENKPMMGSSLGYYGIFQLSDSHFCDSGYRSSKNLCRSSCSAFADDDITDDVACVVGSGYWKHLLEEASKQCQRAKKTYFAECAA